A window of the Streptomyces albireticuli genome harbors these coding sequences:
- a CDS encoding UDP-N-acetylmuramoyl-L-alanyl-D-glutamate--2,6-diaminopimelate ligase, producing the protein MKLSALLHGHEHHVLQGDPGTPVTAGMTFDAHRVTPGALYIAVPGHEEGGPEGTGRALERGAVAVLAEGNEGPPPAGLPGDVCVVRVADVRAAAAVVASRYHGEPGRAMDVVAVTGTNGKTSVSYMVESVLRLAEGATTGVIGTSGSRIGGLRIPMPRSALSTPQAPDLQYLLGHMRDRGVGSVVLEATSMGLLQRRLDRVPVDVGVFTNLTQDHLDDHGTMENYKNAKLGLFGGLCDRAVVNADDPVGAEILALMPGAVTTYALDAPADYRATDLVVDASGSRFTLHHEGRKYPAAIPVPGPFSVANALAAVAACHLLGHALPGLVAALERMPPVPGRFERYRTPGGAHVIVDYAHSPDSLEKVLTTIRGFATGRVITVFGCGGDRDVTKRAPMGRIAGDHSDLCVLTSDNPRGEDPEAILDRIAPALAATGTPFHREADRREAIRYALSAARPDDVVLVAGKGSETHQVVGARLIPFDDMAVVRDLAARG; encoded by the coding sequence GTGAAACTGAGCGCATTGCTCCACGGACACGAGCACCACGTCCTCCAAGGAGACCCGGGGACGCCCGTCACCGCCGGGATGACCTTCGACGCGCACCGGGTGACGCCCGGAGCGCTGTACATCGCGGTCCCGGGCCACGAGGAGGGCGGCCCCGAGGGCACCGGGCGGGCACTGGAGCGGGGCGCCGTGGCGGTGCTGGCCGAGGGGAACGAAGGCCCGCCACCGGCCGGCCTCCCCGGGGACGTGTGCGTGGTGCGCGTCGCGGACGTCCGGGCGGCGGCCGCCGTCGTGGCCTCCCGCTACCACGGTGAGCCCGGCCGCGCGATGGACGTGGTGGCCGTCACGGGGACGAACGGCAAGACCTCCGTCTCGTACATGGTCGAGTCGGTCCTGCGGCTCGCCGAGGGCGCGACGACCGGTGTCATCGGCACCTCGGGCAGCCGGATCGGCGGGCTGCGGATCCCGATGCCCAGGTCGGCGCTGAGCACCCCGCAGGCGCCCGACCTGCAATACCTGCTGGGCCACATGCGCGACCGGGGCGTCGGGAGCGTGGTCCTGGAGGCCACGTCCATGGGCCTGCTCCAGCGCCGGCTGGACCGCGTCCCCGTCGACGTCGGCGTCTTCACCAACCTGACGCAGGATCATCTCGACGACCACGGAACGATGGAGAACTACAAGAACGCCAAGCTCGGCCTCTTCGGCGGGCTGTGCGACCGGGCCGTGGTCAACGCGGACGACCCCGTCGGCGCCGAGATCCTGGCCCTGATGCCGGGCGCGGTCACCACGTACGCCCTGGACGCGCCGGCCGACTACCGGGCGACCGACCTCGTCGTGGACGCCTCGGGCAGCCGGTTCACGCTCCACCACGAGGGGCGCAAGTACCCCGCTGCCATCCCGGTGCCGGGCCCGTTCTCCGTCGCGAACGCCCTCGCCGCCGTGGCCGCGTGCCACCTGCTCGGGCACGCCCTCCCCGGGCTCGTCGCAGCCCTGGAACGGATGCCGCCCGTCCCCGGCCGCTTCGAGCGCTACCGCACCCCTGGGGGCGCCCATGTGATCGTCGACTACGCGCACTCCCCGGACTCCCTGGAGAAGGTCCTCACCACGATCCGCGGCTTCGCGACCGGCAGGGTGATCACCGTCTTCGGCTGCGGGGGCGACCGGGACGTCACCAAGCGCGCCCCCATGGGGAGGATCGCCGGAGACCACTCCGACCTGTGCGTCCTCACCTCGGACAACCCGCGCGGCGAGGACCCGGAGGCGATCCTCGACCGGATCGCCCCCGCCCTCGCGGCCACCGGGACCCCCTTCCACCGGGAGGCCGACCGCCGCGAGGCGATCCGTTACGCGCTGTCCGCCGCGCGGCCGGACGACGTCGTGCTGGTCGCGGGCAAGGGCAGCGAGACCCACCAGGTCGTCGGCGCGCGGCTGATCCCCTTCGACGACATGGCCGTCGTCCGCGACCTCGCCGCGCGGGGCTGA
- a CDS encoding cold-shock protein encodes MATGTVKWFNAEKGFGFIEQEGGGPDVFAHYSNIATQGFRELQEGQKVNFDVTQGQKGPQAENIVPA; translated from the coding sequence ATGGCTACTGGCACCGTGAAGTGGTTCAACGCCGAAAAGGGTTTCGGCTTCATCGAGCAGGAGGGTGGCGGCCCCGACGTCTTCGCCCACTACTCGAACATCGCCACCCAGGGCTTCCGTGAGCTCCAGGAAGGCCAGAAGGTGAACTTCGACGTCACGCAGGGCCAGAAGGGCCCGCAGGCCGAGAACATCGTTCCCGCCTGA
- a CDS encoding MFS transporter encodes MSDVAVEPRPARRSRFLADLTPLRSSVDFRRLWFGQTVSWIGQQMTALAVSLQVYAITGSTFSVGMVGLCSLVPLVVFGLYGGAVADTVDRRALGLVSATGATLLSVALATAALLGLREVWLLYTVVALQAVCFAMNSPARSSMIPRLLPKEQLPAANALSSLTTNLGLMGGPMLGGAIVGLWGYQAAYLIDVVAFSGSLYAMWRLPSMRPEALDGGKAPGRASVRGGLRFLATRPNVRLTFLVDLAAMVLAQPRALFPAVAGLWFGGDTKTVGLLVAAPAVGAVLGGLFSGWLGRIHRHGLAVLLSVVAWGTAIAVFGLTRDLWLGLLFLAVAGCADSISAVFRTTMLQTATPDDMRGRLQGVFIVVVAGGPRLGDFLAGSVADLASPRWAVFGGGVACVVAVALIALKWRGFARYDARSPQP; translated from the coding sequence GTGTCCGACGTAGCCGTCGAACCCCGCCCTGCCCGGCGTTCCCGCTTCCTGGCCGACCTCACGCCCCTGCGCAGCTCCGTGGACTTCCGCCGGCTGTGGTTCGGGCAGACCGTCTCCTGGATCGGCCAGCAGATGACCGCCCTCGCGGTCTCCTTGCAGGTCTACGCGATCACCGGCTCCACCTTCTCGGTGGGCATGGTGGGACTGTGCTCGCTCGTCCCCCTGGTCGTCTTCGGCCTGTACGGCGGCGCCGTCGCCGACACCGTCGACCGCCGGGCCCTGGGCCTGGTCAGCGCGACGGGCGCCACCCTGCTGTCCGTGGCGCTGGCCACGGCGGCCCTGCTGGGCCTGCGCGAGGTGTGGCTGCTCTACACGGTCGTCGCCCTCCAGGCGGTGTGCTTCGCCATGAACAGCCCGGCCCGCAGCTCGATGATCCCCAGGCTGCTGCCCAAGGAGCAACTGCCCGCGGCCAACGCCCTGTCCTCCCTGACCACCAACCTCGGCCTCATGGGCGGGCCCATGCTGGGCGGCGCCATCGTCGGGCTCTGGGGCTACCAGGCCGCCTACCTGATCGACGTCGTCGCCTTCTCCGGTTCCCTGTACGCGATGTGGCGCCTGCCCTCGATGCGCCCCGAGGCCCTGGACGGGGGCAAGGCGCCGGGCCGCGCGTCCGTACGGGGCGGCCTCCGCTTCCTCGCCACCCGCCCCAACGTGCGCCTCACGTTCCTCGTCGACCTCGCGGCCATGGTGCTCGCCCAGCCCCGCGCCCTCTTCCCGGCCGTCGCCGGCCTCTGGTTCGGCGGCGACACCAAGACCGTCGGCCTGCTCGTCGCGGCACCGGCTGTGGGCGCGGTCCTGGGCGGGCTGTTCTCCGGCTGGCTCGGCCGGATACACCGGCACGGACTCGCCGTCCTGCTGTCCGTCGTCGCCTGGGGCACGGCCATCGCCGTCTTCGGCCTCACCCGCGACCTGTGGCTCGGCCTCCTCTTCCTCGCGGTCGCCGGATGCGCCGACTCCATATCCGCGGTCTTCCGCACCACCATGCTCCAGACGGCCACGCCCGACGACATGCGGGGCCGCCTCCAGGGCGTCTTCATCGTCGTGGTCGCGGGCGGGCCCCGGCTGGGCGACTTCCTCGCGGGATCCGTCGCGGACCTGGCGTCCCCGCGCTGGGCGGTCTTCGGCGGGGGCGTCGCGTGCGTCGTGGCGGTCGCGCTCATCGCCCTGAAGTGGCGCGGCTTCGCACGCTACGACGCGCGGTCGCCGCAGCCCTGA
- a CDS encoding SCO5918 family protein gives MRCVIARFPFDLVKSEVERSMKGVKPEPVTGESVIIGRRTYPVKQVGEVITRQDRRDFTAAEVTRALTRLGFTCRAVPVAAPAPEPTSYETAAALLGTPPGE, from the coding sequence ATGCGCTGCGTTATCGCCCGCTTCCCCTTCGACTTGGTCAAGAGTGAGGTGGAGCGCTCGATGAAGGGCGTCAAGCCCGAGCCCGTCACGGGCGAGTCCGTGATCATCGGCCGCCGCACCTACCCCGTCAAGCAGGTGGGGGAAGTGATCACCCGTCAGGACCGGCGTGACTTCACCGCCGCCGAGGTCACCCGGGCGCTCACCCGCCTCGGCTTCACCTGCCGTGCCGTCCCCGTGGCGGCCCCGGCGCCCGAGCCGACCTCGTACGAGACGGCGGCCGCGCTGCTGGGGACGCCTCCCGGCGAGTAG
- a CDS encoding sulfotransferase family protein: MRTLTFVVGTGRSGSTALSRILNAHPDVLSLNEFMASVGDTAFPEGDLTGEEFWRRLTTPTPYFARMIRSGVLMPEFLYTRRPGRYTAETTGIPALSLMVLPHLTDDPDGLLDELRETVVHRPARGAPDHHRAFFGALCARFGRTAVVERSGYSAAWVPRLRAAFPEARFVHLHRDGPDCALSMSRHAGYRMIFLMREIGERAGVERLADLTEEHVTSLPPDLAPLLGERFDPALVRDRAFPLPGFGALWSELVTEATGHLATLPEEGRTTLAYEDLLDAPHEELARLAAFAGVAPLPEWLESGSALLDTGRRGSSLRLPPGELAALRESCAPGTRVLKGR; the protein is encoded by the coding sequence GTGCGCACCTTGACCTTCGTCGTCGGTACGGGCCGCAGCGGTTCGACCGCGCTGTCCCGGATCCTCAACGCCCATCCGGACGTCCTCAGCCTCAACGAGTTCATGGCCTCCGTGGGGGACACCGCCTTCCCCGAAGGAGACCTGACGGGCGAGGAGTTCTGGCGGCGCCTCACCACGCCGACGCCGTACTTCGCGCGCATGATCCGCAGCGGTGTGCTGATGCCGGAGTTCCTCTACACCCGGCGCCCGGGGCGGTACACGGCGGAGACCACCGGCATCCCCGCGCTCTCCCTCATGGTGCTGCCCCACCTCACCGACGACCCGGACGGACTCCTCGACGAACTCCGGGAGACGGTCGTCCACCGGCCCGCGCGCGGCGCGCCCGACCACCACCGGGCCTTCTTCGGCGCGCTGTGCGCGCGGTTCGGGCGTACGGCCGTCGTGGAGCGGTCCGGGTACTCCGCGGCCTGGGTGCCGCGCCTGCGGGCCGCGTTCCCGGAGGCCCGGTTCGTGCACCTGCACAGGGACGGGCCGGACTGCGCGCTGTCCATGAGCCGGCACGCCGGATACCGGATGATCTTCCTCATGCGGGAGATCGGGGAACGGGCCGGGGTCGAGCGCCTCGCCGACCTGACCGAGGAGCACGTGACGTCACTGCCGCCGGACCTCGCCCCCCTGCTCGGCGAGCGCTTCGACCCCGCCCTGGTGCGCGACCGGGCCTTTCCGCTCCCCGGGTTCGGCGCGCTGTGGTCGGAGCTCGTCACCGAGGCGACCGGGCACCTCGCCACCCTTCCCGAGGAGGGCCGCACCACGCTCGCCTACGAGGACCTCCTCGACGCGCCCCACGAGGAACTGGCGCGCCTCGCCGCGTTCGCCGGCGTCGCACCGCTCCCCGAATGGCTGGAATCGGGGAGCGCGCTGCTCGACACCGGCCGCCGTGGATCCTCCCTGCGGCTGCCGCCCGGCGAACTGGCCGCGCTGCGGGAGAGCTGCGCCCCCGGTACGCGCGTTCTGAAGGGGCGCTGA
- a CDS encoding DEAD/DEAH box helicase: MNRTARTNDRYPRGRKSGSGASGSAGSGRGFRAQAQGRPGGPHRSGRRPAPQGEFAPPTTLTPALPPVTAFADLDLPAELLTTLTGLGVTEPFPIQAATLPNSLAGRDVLGRGRTGSGKTLAFGLALLVRTAGLRAEPRQPLALVLVPTRELAQQVTDALTPYARALKLRTATVVGGMSIGRQASALRGGAEVVVATPGRLKDLIERGDCRLDRVGITVLDEADQMADMGFMPQVTALLDQVRAEGQRMLFSATLDRNVDLLVRRYLHDPVVHSVDPAAGAVTTMEHHVLHVHGADKYATTTEIAAREGRTIMFLDTKHAVDQLTKHLLQSGVRAAALHGGKSQPQRTRTLAQFKTGHVTVLVATNVAARGIHVDNLDLVVNVDPPSDHKDYLHRGGRTARAGESGVVVTLVLPNQRREMTRLMSDAGITPRTAQVRSGEAELGRITGAQAPSGVPVTIAAPAADGPKRGTSASRGRRGGPARGRRSAPSARGRAA; encoded by the coding sequence ATGAACCGCACAGCTCGTACGAACGACCGTTACCCCCGCGGCCGCAAGAGCGGCTCCGGCGCTTCCGGATCCGCCGGCTCCGGCCGTGGCTTCCGCGCGCAGGCCCAGGGCCGGCCGGGCGGTCCGCACCGCTCCGGGCGCAGGCCCGCACCGCAGGGCGAATTCGCCCCGCCCACCACCCTCACCCCGGCGCTCCCCCCGGTCACGGCCTTCGCCGACCTGGACCTGCCGGCCGAGCTGCTGACGACGCTCACCGGTCTCGGCGTGACCGAGCCGTTCCCGATCCAGGCGGCCACCCTGCCGAACTCGCTGGCCGGCCGGGACGTCCTCGGCCGGGGCCGCACCGGCTCGGGCAAGACCCTGGCCTTCGGCCTGGCGCTCCTGGTCCGCACCGCCGGGCTGCGCGCCGAGCCGCGGCAGCCGCTCGCCCTGGTCCTGGTGCCCACCCGCGAGCTGGCGCAGCAGGTCACCGACGCGCTCACCCCGTACGCCCGGGCCCTGAAGCTGCGCACGGCCACCGTGGTCGGCGGCATGTCGATCGGCCGCCAGGCGAGCGCCCTGCGCGGTGGCGCCGAGGTCGTCGTCGCGACCCCGGGCCGGCTCAAGGACCTCATCGAGCGCGGCGACTGCCGCCTGGACCGGGTCGGCATCACCGTCCTGGACGAGGCCGACCAGATGGCCGACATGGGCTTCATGCCGCAGGTCACCGCGCTCCTCGACCAGGTGCGCGCCGAGGGCCAGCGGATGCTGTTCTCCGCCACCCTGGACCGCAACGTGGACCTCCTGGTCCGCCGCTACCTGCACGACCCGGTGGTCCACTCGGTCGACCCCGCCGCGGGCGCGGTCACCACGATGGAACACCACGTGCTGCACGTGCACGGTGCCGACAAGTACGCCACCACCACGGAGATCGCCGCCCGCGAGGGCCGGACGATCATGTTCCTGGACACCAAGCACGCCGTGGACCAGCTGACCAAGCACCTGCTCCAGAGCGGTGTGCGCGCCGCGGCGCTGCACGGCGGCAAGTCCCAGCCCCAGCGCACCCGGACGCTCGCCCAGTTCAAGACCGGGCACGTCACGGTGCTGGTGGCCACCAACGTCGCGGCCCGCGGCATCCACGTCGACAACCTCGACCTGGTCGTGAACGTCGACCCGCCGAGCGACCACAAGGACTACCTGCACCGGGGCGGCCGTACCGCCCGCGCCGGTGAGTCCGGTGTCGTCGTCACGCTGGTCCTGCCCAACCAGCGCCGTGAGATGACCCGCCTGATGTCCGACGCCGGCATCACGCCGCGGACCGCCCAGGTGCGGTCCGGCGAGGCCGAGCTGGGCCGCATCACGGGTGCCCAGGCGCCCTCGGGCGTGCCCGTCACCATCGCCGCCCCCGCGGCGGACGGCCCGAAGCGCGGCACCTCCGCGTCCCGCGGCCGGCGCGGCGGGCCCGCCCGCGGCCGCCGTTCCGCCCCGTCCGCCAGGGGCCGCGCCGCCTGA
- a CDS encoding NADPH-dependent F420 reductase, whose translation MGWHDTRSRPSGRTPMKIGIIGAGNIGGNLVRRLTALGHDVSVANSRGPHTLTALAEETGATPVTAAEAARDASVVVVTVPLKAVPDLPSGLFDEAADGAAVIDTCNYYPKERDGLIEPIEAGLPESRWTERHLGHPVVKVFNGTYAQDLLDRPLPKGAPGRLAVPVAGDDEAAKRVVRELVDELGFDTVDAGGIEDSWRQQPDTPVYGLRAGAEEVTKALAEASPERPRAFRA comes from the coding sequence GTGGGCTGGCACGACACACGGTCGCGGCCCTCCGGAAGGACTCCCATGAAGATCGGCATCATCGGCGCCGGGAACATCGGCGGCAACCTCGTACGACGGCTCACGGCGCTCGGCCACGACGTCTCCGTCGCCAACTCGCGCGGCCCGCACACCCTGACCGCGCTCGCCGAGGAGACCGGCGCCACCCCCGTCACCGCGGCGGAGGCGGCGCGCGACGCCTCGGTCGTCGTGGTCACCGTCCCCCTGAAGGCCGTCCCGGACCTGCCGTCCGGGCTGTTCGACGAGGCCGCGGACGGCGCCGCGGTGATCGACACCTGCAACTACTACCCCAAGGAGAGGGACGGCCTGATCGAGCCCATCGAGGCCGGTCTGCCGGAGAGCCGGTGGACCGAGCGGCATCTCGGGCACCCCGTCGTCAAGGTGTTCAACGGCACCTACGCCCAGGACCTCCTCGACAGACCGCTGCCCAAGGGCGCCCCCGGGCGGCTCGCCGTGCCGGTGGCGGGCGACGACGAGGCCGCCAAGCGGGTCGTGCGCGAGCTGGTCGACGAGCTCGGCTTCGACACCGTCGACGCGGGCGGCATCGAGGACTCCTGGCGCCAGCAGCCCGACACCCCGGTCTACGGTCTCCGCGCGGGCGCCGAGGAGGTCACCAAGGCCCTCGCCGAGGCGTCCCCGGAGCGGCCGCGGGCGTTCCGGGCGTAG